TCAAATTATGAGAGACTTATGGCTTTTAGACTTTTTGATATGCTTGTCATCTCCAAAATTTTGGACTTTCCACTCTTTTTGGGGTAGGTACCTGGAGTTTTCGCTTATATAGTGTTGTTGGTGGTCTTTCTTATAACATGGAAACAAGCTAATTAATTGTCTTTTCTGAAGAGCTAGGGTAAGAGGGATGGAATGAGAGTTGGCAGATATTTGTCACATTTCTTTTGGCTTTTCAGTTTAGAGTTAGCATATATTTATCGGATTGacttttattttcttgctttttttttcactttaatcgTTTTGTCCATATTTTACTGTCTATCAGAAGGAATACCAATATTTACTGGTAAGGCTTATTTTTTTACAGATCCACTTAGCTTTTATTGCTTCATGATATTAGTTGCATCTTTGCAACCAGATTTATGTCAAGTTTCAGATTTGCACTTCTAAAACATCCTTCAAGCTTAAAAGGGCATATATATAATGTTAATCTGGAATCTGGTGTATCACAATTTATGTTGTGCAATTTCACTCAAGGTTTCGtatttgtttcagtttgaaTATGATGTGCCATACAACTGGCCTGAGAACCATTTTTCAACTGAGGCTCCAATGAAAAAGCTGATCAGTGAAGAAATATACAGAAAACAGAACACCAAATATAATGCACCGAGTGTAATAGCCCGTTTAATGGGAGTAGATATGTTACCATCAGAAACAAAACCAGTTGCACAGACagttgagaaaaagaatgaactGCATGCACAAAACTTCTGTCAAGAGAACCTTTTGAAGAATGCCTCAATTGGTCATGTTCCTTATACATCAAAGTCTTCCAGACACAAGAAGTTCAATTCTTTTGACAGTATTGAAGGAATGAATCCCGATCGATGGAATGACAATGCAATTTTGGATAAACCCAGACCTCGTGAACATCCTCAAGAGGAGGAACTACAGAAGtttaaaaaagaatttgaagcaTGGCAATTGGCAAGGATGAAGGAATGTTCTAAGGTCATCGAACTTGATTGTACTCCAAGCCAGTGGATTGCTCAGGAGAACCTCAATAAGGAAAAGATGGTTCTTTATGCAAATTCAGTTAGAAAGATGGAAAGTGAAAAGCCCATTGAACTGAATGAGGGTAGAATGGCAGCAACTGAAAGAGATTATTTACATAACAAAAAAATGAAGTCTTTTACAGGTGGGCAACTGGAGTCAGttaatgcaaggaaaagaacaCCTAGTGTGGATTTTAAGCTGCCTCCTCTAGTGAATTCTGGTGAGGAATTTGATGCTGCCTCTGGACCCTCACAAATTGTGATTCTGAGGCCTTGTCCTGATACAATGGGCAATTGTGAACAGTCTTGGGCAAGTTCTCCATGTATTTCAGAAGAGCGGGGTAGTATAGAAGATTTTCTTGAGGAGGTCAAGGAAAGGCTGAAATCTGAGCTGCAAGGTAGAAATTCTAAAAGAAGCACTAGTGTCAGAGGAGGGGGAATCGAAACACCATATAGCGAAAAGCCATCAGATCCTAAACAGATAGCTCAACGCATAGCAAAACAGGTCAGAGAAAGTGTTACTAGGGACCTTGGAATGAACTTATTTCGCTCAGAATCTACAAGGTCTTATAGAAGTGAAATTCAGTTCAATGGAATGGGTTCTCCTGAGTTCATTAGCAGAGACACAAGAAGATTCTTGGCAGAAAGGTTGAGAAATGTTCTGAAGGAAGAAATTCAACAAGGTGTACCTGTTGTTGCTCAAGGAAGCACAAGATCATCAATGTTGAGTAATGGAAGGAGAAGAACAgaagaatcaagaaaagtctTGAGTGGAAAAAATAAATTGAGGTATTGGGATGGCAAGAAAGATGAATCAGATTTTCAAAGCAGATCTTTCAGACGGGAGCCCAATGACAATACAGAGATCCATGAGGAATTATCTCCAAGGAACCTCATTAGATCTTTGTCTGCCCCAGTATCGGGAACATCATTTGGGAAGCTGCTCCTTGAGGACCGGCATATGGTGACTGGGGCTCAGATCAGAAGAAAGCATGAAGCATTCGAAAAGGTGACATTGAACgtgaaaaggagaaaaaaggaaaagttcaATCTCCGAGAAAAAGTTACTAGTCTCAAATACAGTTTTACACTTAAAGGTAGGCTCTTTGGTAGAAAGATCCAATCCTTAGAGGATCAACAGGATAATAAACCGGATTGTGTGAAAGATTTCTTGAGGCGGCCAAGCATCATGATGAGCTTTTATGATAGACATGTAAGGATCTTTCTGATTCttctttcaatttttccttCCAAATGAAAAATGTTTCCAATAAAAAGGTTTCTTGTGAACAAACCCATTGAGGGTGAGTTGTGACTTAACATTAATAGTGTCTTATGAATCTAGGAAAATCCTACCGAGGTGCCTCCAAGTCCTGCATCTGTGTGCAGCAGTGTTCATGAAGAGTACTGGAGGCCAGCAGAGTATTTTAGCTCAACATCAGTATCAGATGTAGCATCGGTAGAGGATGGCATGATGCCAAACGTTTTTAGAGAGATCAGATCGAACTTAAAAGGTAAGTGAAGACAATTGAAGAGACAATTGCTTCAATTGTCTTCAACGATCTCTAAATGCTATTAGGACATTACTATTAGTTTCTAGATCAAGTAGTTGCATTTGCTTGGTCTCTTGAAGCAAACTGACTCTCTGTAGTGAAAGATACAGCACTTGGATAGTTTTCTTGTATATTACTTGTGATTTGCAAAGTATGCCTGAAATACAAGGTTGCATGGAGTTTAAAACAATATTTAACAGCACAATTCTTTTCAGATGCTAACAGTATTTTGGTTCATTGATAACACAGAGCTAAGGAGGCAATTGAATGAACTCGAAACTGATGGTTCCAAGGATGCCATCAATGATGAGCAGCCAACGGAAACTGATATCATTGAGATTGAAGACCCAGTGGAAGCATATATTAGAGATTTGCTTCTCTTTTCCGGTTTGTATGATGGTTCATGTGATAAAGCGTTAGCAAAATGGGACCTACTGGGAAGGCCTATCACCAATCAGGTATTTGAAGAAGTGGAAGAATCTCACAAACATAGGAATAAGGATGATGAAGGGTCCATTAAGGATCAAGGTGAGAAGTCAAATCATAAAATACTGTATGATTTGTTGAATGAAGCACTTCCAAATGTACTTGGACCACCTGTGTCAATGTCTAAATTCATGAGAAAGGCCAGTCATCCTGCCGTGCGGCCATTACGTGGAAGGAAGTTATTGAATCAAGTGTGGCAAATTATCAGTGGTTATGTACATCCCCCACCAGACAAATCTTTTTATTCTCTTGATATGATGGTTGCACGAGATCTGCAGTCCTCTCCATGGTCTAGATTAATGGATGATGATGTCAATGCTCTAGGAAAGGATACGGAATCTCAGATTTTTGGAGATCTAGTTGATGAAATGGTCAAGGATTTACAGTCCAATTTTATGGAAGAAAAATCCTGTGCATGTGGAGCCTTGTGAATTCTTCTTACCAAAGCAATGCAGCTGCTCTAAAACTGAGACTTGACTACTTGAGTAACATGCCAATGTCTTGGTATGCCTAATTGAGCTGACAAAAATGAATTCTTTCACTACCCGGAAGCACTTAATATAGATATAGTTGAATGTTTACGGTAGTATTATTTGTGGATGCCTTTTGTTGTTTGTATAGGACTTAGGTCTGTCTGGGGTTGTGGTGTAAATTGGTTGGTGTATAGGTATATATTTTTTGGTCACTCAGTGTTATTTATTCGTTTGAATGAGTTCATCAATTGTCAAATACAAAGTTTGGTTGTTTTAGAAGCCAATACAGCAACAGCTTAGCCCAGCAAATGAATCAATTGGCAAGAATTCAAAGAAGTCCATCCTGAGAGTACGCGTTCATTTCTGTAAATGTTGCTGATCTTTGGGACAAAATCTAtcaaacacacatgcaaaccaAGAAAATAGAAAGCCTAATGATTTCCTAGCCCGGGAAGTCTTTGTCATAAAGTGGTCGAGGCAGAAAACTTAATCCCACTCAAAAACACTTTTCCGACAAAAGGGAACACTAAAATCTCATGCATGctgaaaaaaattttgtaagaaaaggTAACACGGAAAAAGCAATTCACCATGACTACAAAAAGTCTTAAGGTGGATGTCCTGATAGGATCTCCACTACTTCCAAGATATACAAGAAAATTCAGGGTTATTTAGTACATTAGTTGTGACTTGGGGTTGGGGATCCAATATTAAGCTCCCATGCGAACATCAAAGAATTTCATGTTCTTCCCATATTAGATGGGCAAACAGCTTTTGCTTACGAGCTTGTTTGGTAAACCAATTTATCCTGTTTGGGCAGTGTTGAAGAAGAGCAATAACTTTGGCCTTGTTTGGCAGctgttacaagttttttaataactttagtTACAATAAACTTCTTGAAgtttttttaaactatacacttcaaaaattcaaaaaatttttctataatttctacagtaagttacagtaaaattttagacaaacacccaaaaaatcCACTTGTCAA
The genomic region above belongs to Coffea arabica cultivar ET-39 chromosome 7c, Coffea Arabica ET-39 HiFi, whole genome shotgun sequence and contains:
- the LOC113699289 gene encoding uncharacterized protein, giving the protein MGSLFDVIDYNQGNMAKKVVTQKRQVDGLEAPRNSLELPVETSQSFHGEDNRMFEYDVPYNWPENHFSTEAPMKKLISEEIYRKQNTKYNAPSVIARLMGVDMLPSETKPVAQTVEKKNELHAQNFCQENLLKNASIGHVPYTSKSSRHKKFNSFDSIEGMNPDRWNDNAILDKPRPREHPQEEELQKFKKEFEAWQLARMKECSKVIELDCTPSQWIAQENLNKEKMVLYANSVRKMESEKPIELNEGRMAATERDYLHNKKMKSFTGGQLESVNARKRTPSVDFKLPPLVNSGEEFDAASGPSQIVILRPCPDTMGNCEQSWASSPCISEERGSIEDFLEEVKERLKSELQGRNSKRSTSVRGGGIETPYSEKPSDPKQIAQRIAKQVRESVTRDLGMNLFRSESTRSYRSEIQFNGMGSPEFISRDTRRFLAERLRNVLKEEIQQGVPVVAQGSTRSSMLSNGRRRTEESRKVLSGKNKLRYWDGKKDESDFQSRSFRREPNDNTEIHEELSPRNLIRSLSAPVSGTSFGKLLLEDRHMVTGAQIRRKHEAFEKVTLNVKRRKKEKFNLREKVTSLKYSFTLKGRLFGRKIQSLEDQQDNKPDCVKDFLRRPSIMMSFYDRHENPTEVPPSPASVCSSVHEEYWRPAEYFSSTSVSDVASVEDGMMPNVFREIRSNLKELRRQLNELETDGSKDAINDEQPTETDIIEIEDPVEAYIRDLLLFSGLYDGSCDKALAKWDLLGRPITNQVFEEVEESHKHRNKDDEGSIKDQGEKSNHKILYDLLNEALPNVLGPPVSMSKFMRKASHPAVRPLRGRKLLNQVWQIISGYVHPPPDKSFYSLDMMVARDLQSSPWSRLMDDDVNALGKDTESQIFGDLVDEMVKDLQSNFMEEKSCACGAL